The following coding sequences are from one Alkalibaculum bacchi window:
- the thiC gene encoding phosphomethylpyrimidine synthase ThiC, whose protein sequence is MTILESAKKRIITDEMKQVAIIEGVSEEFIRRGIANGEIVILKSKNHVKAVPVAVGAGLSTKVSASVGMYDKNDTVANELDKIFTAVSAGADTIMDLSVINDIDTMRRTALTTITKPMGSLPLYQAMAEAKKKKGSSLEMTIEDLFEVIERHAIDGIDFLALHCGTTMEVVNRVKKEGRLDPLVSYGGSRLIGWMIHHNVENPLYENFDRLLEIAYKYDIVLSFADAMRPGCTQDSLISSQIQEYIVLGDLITRARDAGVQVMVKGPGHVPIDQIETTVKIQKSLCKGAPYFVFGPLVTDTAVGYDHISAAIGGAISAYAGADFICYVTSAEHIGLPSKEQVHQGVIAARIAAHAADIAKGNEKAVTWDLEMSKARKNLDWDKQIALSIDPECARQVWTERSDDFSSECTMCGKYCAMKIVSKFLSKEKVG, encoded by the coding sequence ATGACCATCTTAGAAAGTGCTAAAAAACGAATCATTACAGATGAAATGAAACAAGTAGCAATTATTGAGGGGGTGAGTGAAGAATTTATTAGACGAGGAATTGCAAATGGCGAAATTGTCATTCTAAAAAGTAAAAATCATGTGAAGGCTGTACCAGTAGCTGTTGGCGCAGGCCTATCTACAAAAGTTAGTGCCAGCGTCGGAATGTATGATAAAAATGATACCGTAGCAAATGAACTAGATAAGATTTTTACTGCTGTCTCTGCTGGAGCAGATACAATTATGGATTTAAGCGTAATAAATGATATAGATACTATGAGAAGGACAGCCCTAACTACTATTACAAAACCAATGGGATCGTTACCATTGTATCAGGCTATGGCTGAGGCTAAGAAGAAAAAGGGTTCTTCTCTTGAAATGACCATAGAGGATTTATTTGAGGTTATAGAGAGACATGCAATAGATGGAATCGATTTCCTTGCACTTCACTGTGGTACCACCATGGAAGTAGTTAATAGGGTTAAGAAGGAGGGAAGACTTGATCCCCTAGTCAGTTACGGTGGCTCTAGATTAATTGGCTGGATGATTCATCATAATGTAGAAAATCCCTTATATGAAAATTTTGACAGACTATTAGAGATTGCATACAAATACGATATTGTTCTAAGTTTTGCAGATGCTATGAGACCTGGATGTACTCAGGATTCTCTTATTAGTTCACAAATTCAAGAGTATATTGTTTTAGGTGATTTGATCACTAGAGCTAGAGATGCAGGAGTTCAGGTGATGGTAAAAGGACCTGGGCATGTGCCAATTGATCAGATAGAGACAACTGTTAAGATCCAAAAGAGTTTATGTAAAGGAGCACCTTACTTTGTTTTTGGTCCTTTGGTGACAGATACTGCTGTTGGTTATGACCACATCAGCGCGGCCATAGGCGGAGCGATCAGTGCCTATGCAGGTGCAGATTTTATCTGCTATGTTACTTCAGCAGAACATATAGGTTTGCCTAGTAAAGAACAAGTGCATCAAGGGGTTATAGCAGCTCGAATTGCAGCTCATGCAGCGGATATAGCAAAAGGTAATGAAAAAGCGGTAACATGGGATTTAGAAATGTCAAAAGCCAGAAAAAACCTAGACTGGGACAAACAAATTGCATTATCTATAGATCCAGAGTGTGCTAGACAAGTTTGGACGGAACGAAGTGATGATTTTTCATCAGAGTGTACTATGTGTGGCAAATACTGTGCAATGAAAATCGTTTCAAAATTCTTAAGCAAAGAAAAAGTAGGTTAG
- the bzaB gene encoding B12 lower ligand biosynthesis ThiC-like protein BzaB: MNQIDAARSGKYTEEMEKVALQENVDIEFIREGVAKGNIVIPKNRLRDRKNICGIGRGLDVKVNALFGTSSDRDQMSMEAKKLKIAEEAGCHSFMDLSTGGDIDGMRKQSLSLATVAMGSVPVYQAGVEAIENKGSIIDMTSDDLFNTIEKHAADGMDFMAIHCALNFDMIHTLQKTGRVTDVVSRGGSFLTGWMLENQKENPLYEEFDRLLEIMKAYDVVLSIGDAIRPGSTADSLDQAQIKGLMVAGDLTKRALEKGVQVMIEGPGHVPLNHIRTTMELQKKLCHNVPYYILGFLATDIAPGYDNITGAIGGAFAGMYGADFLCYLTPAEHLGLPNEEDVRTGVISTRIAARAANIARKRPHVLQSEYNMSKARVDNDIQGQIDHAIYPDKLKNAFASGIQDVNGIEDEAMQVAARYFLNR; this comes from the coding sequence ATGAATCAAATAGATGCAGCAAGAAGTGGAAAGTATACGGAAGAAATGGAAAAAGTAGCTCTTCAGGAAAATGTTGATATTGAATTTATACGGGAAGGGGTAGCCAAAGGAAATATTGTCATTCCTAAAAATAGATTGAGGGATCGTAAAAACATCTGTGGCATAGGAAGAGGATTAGATGTCAAAGTAAACGCTCTATTTGGAACATCTAGTGATCGAGATCAGATGTCAATGGAAGCGAAAAAATTAAAGATTGCAGAAGAAGCAGGTTGCCACTCATTTATGGATTTGAGCACAGGGGGAGACATTGATGGTATGAGAAAACAGTCTTTATCCCTTGCAACAGTAGCTATGGGAAGTGTGCCAGTTTACCAGGCTGGTGTGGAAGCCATTGAAAATAAGGGAAGTATTATCGATATGACTTCAGACGATTTATTTAACACCATTGAAAAGCACGCTGCAGATGGAATGGATTTTATGGCCATACACTGTGCGCTAAACTTTGACATGATTCATACTCTCCAAAAGACGGGCAGAGTCACAGACGTGGTAAGTAGGGGTGGATCCTTTTTAACAGGTTGGATGCTTGAAAATCAAAAGGAAAATCCATTGTACGAGGAGTTTGACCGTCTTCTAGAAATTATGAAGGCTTATGATGTGGTGCTCAGTATTGGAGATGCCATTCGCCCTGGTTCTACTGCAGATTCATTAGATCAGGCACAAATAAAAGGCTTAATGGTTGCAGGAGATCTTACAAAAAGAGCTTTAGAAAAAGGCGTTCAGGTAATGATTGAGGGACCAGGTCATGTACCACTTAATCATATAAGAACGACTATGGAACTACAAAAGAAATTATGCCACAATGTTCCTTACTATATATTAGGCTTTTTAGCTACAGATATCGCACCTGGTTACGACAATATTACCGGCGCAATAGGTGGAGCATTTGCAGGTATGTATGGTGCAGATTTCCTTTGCTATTTAACTCCGGCAGAGCATTTAGGTTTGCCCAATGAAGAGGATGTAAGGACAGGGGTAATATCTACTCGAATAGCAGCCAGGGCAGCAAATATCGCTCGCAAAAGACCCCATGTATTACAAAGTGAATACAATATGAGCAAAGCAAGAGTAGACAATGATATTCAGGGGCAAATAGACCATGCTATTTATCCAGACAAGCTAAAGAATGCCTTTGCAAGTGGTATACAGGATGTCAATGGCATAGAAGACGAGGCTATGCAAGTTGCAGCAAGATATTTTTTAAATAGGTAA
- the cobT gene encoding nicotinate-nucleotide--dimethylbenzimidazole phosphoribosyltransferase, protein MNSLLSYVTDIEPLDVAWKERAHEYLETLAIPHWSLGVVMDIAKQLAAIQKTLKPTVENKCVILMAGDHGVVEEGVSACKKEVTIEMIDNLSHRGASINALADTVHADVMVVDVGVAVDLDDYVKQGTVIPWKIGYGTRNMKKGPAMTREEAEKSILVGIKAVEKAINEKSAQLIATGDLGIGNTTPSSAILSVMTGQKVADVTGRGTGIDDKRLNNKIKVIEKAIELNKPDPNDPIDVLSKVGGYEIGGIAGVILGCAYYKIPVIVDGLISTAGALIAYGLNCNTVDYMIAGHKSQEPGHNYMWKSLNLKPLLDLGFRLGEGTGAALAMYIVEGAAAVINNVLSYEAAGVTPGA, encoded by the coding sequence ATGAATAGTCTCTTAAGTTATGTAACGGATATAGAACCTTTGGATGTGGCGTGGAAGGAGAGAGCGCACGAGTATTTAGAAACTTTGGCTATACCTCATTGGAGTTTAGGTGTGGTAATGGATATAGCCAAACAATTAGCTGCCATACAGAAGACGCTAAAACCAACTGTTGAGAATAAATGCGTCATTCTAATGGCAGGGGATCATGGGGTTGTAGAAGAAGGGGTCAGTGCTTGTAAAAAAGAGGTCACTATTGAGATGATTGACAATCTATCCCATAGGGGTGCTAGTATTAACGCATTGGCAGATACGGTTCATGCGGATGTGATGGTTGTTGATGTTGGCGTTGCAGTAGATTTAGATGACTATGTTAAACAGGGAACTGTAATTCCTTGGAAGATAGGATACGGTACTAGAAATATGAAAAAAGGACCAGCAATGACTCGTGAAGAAGCTGAGAAATCCATCCTAGTAGGAATTAAGGCTGTAGAAAAAGCGATAAATGAGAAATCAGCCCAATTAATTGCTACAGGGGATCTAGGCATAGGCAATACTACGCCTAGTAGTGCTATACTTTCTGTAATGACTGGCCAAAAGGTAGCAGATGTAACTGGTAGAGGTACGGGAATTGACGATAAGAGATTGAACAATAAAATTAAGGTTATTGAAAAGGCCATTGAACTAAATAAACCAGATCCTAATGATCCTATCGATGTTCTCTCTAAAGTAGGAGGATATGAGATTGGGGGCATAGCAGGGGTAATATTAGGCTGCGCATATTATAAGATTCCTGTTATAGTAGATGGTCTTATTTCTACTGCTGGAGCACTAATTGCCTATGGTCTAAACTGTAATACTGTAGATTATATGATTGCTGGACACAAATCCCAAGAACCAGGTCACAATTATATGTGGAAATCCTTAAATCTAAAGCCTTTACTGGATCTGGGATTTAGATTAGGTGAAGGAACAGGCGCAGCTTTGGCTATGTATATCGTGGAAGGGGCTGCTGCAGTAATCAATAATGTCTTGAGTTACGAAGCAGCAGGGGTGACACCAGGTGCTTAA
- a CDS encoding VanW family protein: protein MDTINKLKPIKRSKYRLIAGKIYYTLSRYLLWNSGKFKFAHHKILELLEYEYFSHKTLLLRELKDVDMQYQYNKIINLKIAVKKIDSIIIKPGETFSYWKLIGKPTFKKGYVPGMILFCGSYTMGIGGGLCQLSNLIYWMTLHTPLTIVERYRHSFDVFPDSNRTQPFGSGATCVYPYRDLMIRNDTNEDFQLKVSVGHSYLEGSWLSNNKPIYKYEVIEKNHQFKSEYWGGFSRHNELYRKRYSITGKFIDEQYITENHALMMYSPFLETSSEI from the coding sequence ATGGATACAATTAACAAATTGAAACCAATAAAAAGAAGTAAATACCGTTTAATTGCCGGCAAGATTTATTATACATTATCCCGTTATTTGTTATGGAATTCTGGTAAATTTAAATTTGCTCATCATAAAATTTTAGAGTTATTAGAATATGAATATTTTTCTCATAAAACTCTATTATTAAGAGAATTAAAAGATGTTGATATGCAATACCAGTATAATAAAATTATTAACCTAAAAATAGCTGTAAAAAAAATTGATAGCATTATAATTAAGCCTGGAGAAACCTTCAGCTATTGGAAACTTATCGGAAAGCCTACATTTAAAAAGGGCTATGTTCCTGGTATGATATTATTTTGTGGCTCTTATACGATGGGTATAGGTGGAGGCTTATGCCAACTATCTAATTTAATATATTGGATGACTCTTCACACACCATTGACGATTGTAGAACGCTATCGCCATTCTTTTGATGTTTTCCCTGATTCAAATCGTACACAACCTTTTGGGAGCGGAGCCACTTGTGTTTATCCATATAGAGACTTAATGATTAGGAATGATACAAACGAAGATTTTCAGCTAAAAGTTAGTGTAGGGCACTCTTACCTGGAAGGCAGTTGGTTATCTAATAATAAACCAATTTATAAATACGAAGTTATAGAAAAAAATCATCAATTCAAGAGTGAGTATTGGGGCGGTTTTAGCAGGCACAATGAACTATATCGTAAACGATATAGTATTACAGGTAAATTTATTGATGAACAATATATAACTGAGAATCATGCATTAATGATGTATTCACCATTTTTAGAAACCAGCTCAGAAATTTAA
- a CDS encoding tyrosine-type recombinase/integrase — protein sequence MKNENFAKEQETQLTLKLRTLMKDLPPFSEIYFRGIEPNTSVKTRIAYAFDLRIFFYFITNELDPFFGQKIQDLVVGDLDKISSIDIEKFLEFLSFYSLPNYKDPDTFIAYTNSNTGKARKLSSVRAFYKYFFKKKMIITNPAILVDMPKNKEKPITRLEVDEVANLLDLVESGEELTDSQKKYHNHNKERDLAILALLLGTGIRVSECVGLDLDHFNFENNSFKITRKGGNETILYFSEEVANLLKDYIAVREAITPYPGNEKAFFLSMQRKRIGVSAIQKLIKKYSTIITPLKNISPHKLRSTYGTNLYRETGDIYLVADVLGHKDVNTTKKHYAAISEDQKRSAAKVVKLRED from the coding sequence ATGAAAAATGAAAATTTTGCAAAAGAACAAGAAACTCAATTGACTCTTAAATTGAGAACATTAATGAAGGATCTCCCCCCTTTTTCGGAGATTTACTTCAGAGGCATTGAACCAAATACCTCCGTTAAAACTCGAATTGCTTATGCCTTTGATTTGAGGATATTCTTCTACTTTATTACCAACGAACTAGACCCTTTTTTTGGTCAAAAGATACAAGATCTTGTTGTAGGGGACTTAGACAAAATATCTTCCATTGATATAGAAAAGTTTCTAGAATTTTTGTCCTTCTACTCCCTACCCAATTACAAGGATCCAGATACTTTTATCGCCTATACCAACTCCAATACAGGAAAAGCTCGCAAATTATCTAGTGTAAGGGCATTTTATAAATACTTCTTTAAAAAGAAGATGATTATCACCAATCCAGCTATCTTAGTGGATATGCCTAAAAACAAAGAAAAGCCTATCACTCGCCTTGAAGTAGATGAAGTAGCCAATTTACTGGATTTAGTTGAATCTGGAGAAGAATTGACGGACTCTCAAAAGAAGTATCACAATCACAATAAAGAGCGGGATCTAGCCATACTCGCCTTGCTTTTAGGGACAGGCATTCGAGTGAGTGAATGCGTTGGTTTAGACTTAGATCACTTTAATTTTGAAAACAATAGCTTTAAGATCACTAGAAAGGGTGGAAATGAGACGATTCTCTACTTTAGCGAAGAAGTTGCTAATTTATTAAAAGACTACATAGCCGTAAGAGAGGCCATTACCCCCTACCCTGGCAACGAAAAAGCCTTCTTCCTTTCTATGCAGAGGAAACGAATTGGCGTAAGCGCCATACAAAAGCTCATAAAGAAGTACTCTACGATTATTACCCCTTTAAAAAATATCTCCCCTCACAAGCTGAGAAGTACATACGGTACTAATTTATACCGAGAAACAGGAGATATTTACTTAGTAGCAGACGTCCTAGGCCATAAAGATGTAAACACGACGAAAAAACACTACGCAGCCATCAGCGAGGATCAAAAGCGCAGTGCCGCGAAGGTTGTAAAGCTTAGGGAGGACTAA
- a CDS encoding tyrosine-type recombinase/integrase, giving the protein MERKLPVVLEEYLNYLNSRKTKPQTAQAYYYDISLYLKYMKSRMNRLEEKDIDSIDISDIDLKLLSKISDVDLISYNNYLDKIRQNGGAAKARKISSLKSFYHFIVYIKRYLDTNPCDQLEMPKIAKKPNKNTGDVSSDDILELIQSIHGKNHLRDKAILLLLLDSSISLQELVHLKLQDFAFEKHEINSSFNDGDAKKFPLKSETKMALQEYIDQERMSTDCNYLFLSQRKSQISVRTVQHLIQTRTEQNPKSRRNISSTVLRNMNI; this is encoded by the coding sequence ATGGAGAGAAAACTTCCAGTTGTATTAGAAGAATACCTAAACTATTTAAATTCCCGCAAAACAAAACCTCAAACTGCTCAGGCTTATTATTATGATATTTCATTATACTTAAAATATATGAAAAGTCGAATGAATCGATTAGAAGAAAAAGATATTGATTCTATTGATATCTCAGATATAGACTTAAAGCTCTTATCTAAAATTTCCGATGTAGATCTCATTTCTTATAACAATTATTTAGACAAAATTCGACAAAATGGGGGAGCAGCGAAGGCAAGAAAAATCTCTAGCTTAAAATCTTTTTACCATTTTATCGTCTATATCAAAAGATACCTAGATACAAATCCTTGCGACCAACTAGAAATGCCTAAAATAGCGAAAAAACCAAATAAAAATACAGGAGATGTATCATCTGATGATATTTTAGAACTTATACAAAGTATCCATGGCAAAAATCACTTACGGGATAAGGCTATTTTGCTTTTACTCTTAGACTCATCTATAAGTCTACAGGAGTTAGTTCATCTTAAATTACAAGATTTTGCTTTTGAAAAACATGAAATTAATAGTAGCTTTAATGATGGAGATGCAAAAAAATTTCCACTTAAAAGCGAAACAAAGATGGCTTTGCAAGAATACATAGATCAGGAGCGGATGAGTACTGATTGCAATTATCTGTTTTTAAGCCAGCGAAAAAGTCAAATAAGCGTTCGAACAGTACAGCATCTTATACAAACTCGAACAGAGCAAAATCCAAAATCAAGAAGAAATATTTCATCTACAGTTCTTAGAAATATGAATATTTAG
- a CDS encoding tyrosine recombinase XerC: MILLEKKEYPHQVNEFRKYLYHIQGKSTNTVESYSYDLYLLFQFLVDYKGINKEASPLEDLSFIEADFIQDICLNDFYAFLNYCKGELSNKNATTARKVSAIRAFFKYLYRKAKMLNHDPAEELEIPKIERRLPVHLNQYDAQYFLDSVEGRNKERNQCIVALFLNCGLRLSELCGLNLNSIKRDSIYVVGKGNKEREVYLNDVAQNYLEKYLEIRKGMEVKSKALFLSERKQRISPRTTEHMIKRLIDNCGLNEKISPHKLRHTFATLLYKNGVDIRSIQALLGHERLTTTQIYTHTDNEILKEAVNTSPLTF, from the coding sequence ATGATACTATTAGAGAAAAAGGAGTATCCACATCAAGTCAATGAATTTAGAAAATACCTTTATCACATTCAAGGAAAATCTACGAACACTGTAGAATCCTATAGTTATGATCTTTATTTATTGTTTCAATTTTTAGTAGACTACAAAGGAATTAATAAAGAAGCATCACCTCTAGAAGATTTATCCTTTATTGAGGCTGACTTTATTCAAGATATTTGTTTAAATGATTTTTATGCATTCCTAAATTATTGCAAAGGGGAGCTATCGAATAAGAACGCCACTACTGCTCGAAAAGTATCTGCTATTAGGGCCTTCTTTAAATATCTTTATCGGAAAGCAAAGATGCTTAATCATGATCCAGCAGAAGAACTAGAGATTCCAAAAATCGAAAGGCGCTTACCTGTACACTTAAATCAATACGATGCTCAGTATTTCCTCGATTCCGTAGAGGGTCGAAATAAAGAGCGAAATCAGTGTATTGTAGCTTTGTTTTTGAATTGTGGTTTGAGACTTTCTGAGCTTTGCGGTTTAAACCTAAATTCTATAAAAAGAGATTCAATCTATGTGGTTGGAAAAGGTAATAAGGAACGAGAAGTGTATTTGAATGATGTAGCTCAAAATTACCTCGAAAAGTACTTAGAGATTCGAAAAGGTATGGAGGTTAAGTCGAAAGCATTATTTTTAAGTGAGCGAAAGCAAAGAATTAGTCCAAGGACTACGGAACATATGATTAAAAGATTAATTGATAATTGTGGTTTAAACGAAAAAATTAGCCCTCATAAATTAAGACATACCTTTGCCACTTTGCTCTATAAAAACGGTGTAGATATACGAAGTATTCAAGCTCTTTTAGGTCACGAGAGGCTAACAACTACTCAAATATATACTCACACAGATAATGAAATCTTAAAAGAAGCGGTAAACACCTCTCCCCTCACCTTTTAA